Sequence from the Erythrolamprus reginae isolate rEryReg1 chromosome 2, rEryReg1.hap1, whole genome shotgun sequence genome:
ATCATGAAATACTGTGTGTTGCATGTAAATAGAAATATTCAACACTTGAATCCAAATTCATTAAAAATTCTAGTTCTTCAATCAGAGACCTATTTCCTAATCACTGCTAGGATCCACTCAAAGTTGCTAAAATGATAGTTGAATTTATCTATTCATTATGAAATGTCACTTGATATTAGACATATTTCCTGACAAGCCTTGGTAGTAGTCCTAAAAATAAAGATGCTTGTTTAATTTGTATTGATTTGGGAAGTaccctattttttggagtataagacacaccttttcactccctaaaagaggctgaaaattcaggtgcatcttataatatGAATGTAGCCCTCTTTTTTACCCTAACTAGCTATtcatgatcttcccagctcttaccttgcaggttttttcattgtttctctctgcaaagaatgttttccaagctctaaatcTTTGGAAGTGTTTTTTTACATTGCTCTAACTTCCTTTGAgtagtttctttctagccctaactaggtgctaacaatgttcccagcttttaccagcttgcaaactatttcattgttaatctctgtaaagaagaatgttttccaaatcctgtctttgatttttttttcattctctatttgctccaaatgtttcttttcagccctaatcaggtgctaacaatgttcccagcattTACcaccttgcaagttctttcattgttactctctgtaaagaagaatgttttccaaaccattTCATTGTAGAGGTTTTTTtactgctttacttgctccaaatgtttctttcctgctCTAAataagtgctaacaatgttcccagcttttaccaacttgcaaactctttcattgttactctctgcaaagaagaatgttttccaagccctaagtctttacaggtttttttctccattgctctacttgctcagattgtttcttttcagccctaaccaggttctaacaatgttcccagcttttaccagcttgcaaactctttcatcgttactctctgcaaagaagaatgttttccaagcccctctttacagggtttttttccattgctctacttgctcagactgtttctttccaggtgctaataatgtccccagcttttactggcttgcaagcttgttGCTTGCtacttgttactctctcagaataattttttaaagcccttaaccaggggataaaataatgtgctgaagctgaccagagcaAGGAtattaaccagatgaatacctggtaagcagattcctttctctgttttcctcccccaaaactaaggcgcGTCTTATATTCttgtgggtcttatactccgaaaaatatggtactcatCTCAAATTAATATACaaaattaaacacacacacacaaaggcatGTTTATATGAATATCAATTTTAAGGGGAAACTTGAATAGGAATATGTATTTTGAAAAAATGTGAATAGTAACAATTGTATGATGGAAAATTATAGAAAATGAGGACAGAACTGCAAGTACAAGAAATACTAAAATGTGTACtgtactttttaaatataatttggaCTTTACCTGAATGAGAAAGTTGTATTAAATTCAAAAGGGACAAACTGAAGAGTTCATGAGAAATTGGTCATACCTGAACCTGACCCACACATCCATTTCATACAATCGGAATACAATACATTTCATACAATACAATTCCAACATTTCCTCAGTATCAATTTCTTGCCCCTATTTATTAACCCTCagtatttatttttccattttagtttaaggtgttttattttctttttcaattaagATGACAAAGGTTATCGTGCAGAATTAGATGTTCTTTCGGCAAAAACATAAAATACTTTATTAAGGCATCTGCACATTACATTGCCAGTCTCCACACTTATTAAAATATGCATTTGATCTATATCTTattcttatacagtagtacctcatgatacgaacccctcgtcttatgaacttttcaagatacgagcctggggttcgggatttttgggtctcttcatacaaactttttttgccttacgaacccgccgccgtgaacgctgaacccggaagtttggcaaaagtttgggttcggcatttgggttcggccgagaagcaccgctgcctggctgtcaccttttgaaacagccggggggcttcttggtgttctcccgaacgccgaacctggaagttcggcaaaagttcaggttcagcgttcgggttcaggaggccgccgagaagcgctgctgcccggctgtcaactttgcagaagagccgtggagctgttggccagtcgggaagctcaaacggaggtggggatactgttattttatttatattttaattttaagggCTTTTTAAAGAGTAAGTTGCTTTAAGCCACTGATCTTAGGATAAGGAAGACCCAGGCATAACAATGACCTGTGTCTTATCTTAAGAATTTGAGTCTTATCTTTCAAAGGAGCCTTTAAAAATAATCACCAAGTTTTTTGTCCCTATCCATTCTGAGACTGGAAAAGGGATTCTGGCAGAGTGTGGGCATGTTTGATGTTCAGCATTTATATGGATTATTTATATGTGTAGCAACTGTCAGGAATGACCTTATATTAGCTATCTTTTCAATGAAGAGCAAGCAATAAGCAAGAAAGTAAATGGACCAAAACTTTACATTTCCATTCATACACTATATAATTCCCTTGTGTTTGTTAAGGCATGGGATGGATGAGAAAGCTGTGTCAATGAACATGGACTACcaacagtgaaaggctaccaaaaattttactaccatactgtgggtgtggcttatgcaggacgccctacattttctttcaacatatttcagtgcaaaatgggtgcactggggtggagctccattttcgctaccccactgcatcccccccccctcaaatccgGGCAGTAGGCCACTCCTAACTACCAATCATTTTCAGAGAGTGCACTAATTAAATTTAATCCCAATTACTGGGGACAAAATTCAAGCCCCACTTCAAATATGGGAATTGATTGATCATGCTGGATTACTGTCAGTTGTTAGAACCAGATTCCTTAGTTTGTCATTATTTGTGCTAATGTGTATAGACAATGAACAGGGAAATCTTATGGGGAAACCAAAGCTACCAAGGAGAATTCATCTTACTGGGAGTGGCTGACCGGCCACGGTTGGAGATGTTACTCTTTGCCCTTGTTCTTGTCTGCTACTTGATGGTACTCTTGGGCAACACAACCATCATTGTGGTATCAAGACTAGATCCAGGCCTCCATACCCCCATGTATTTCTTCCTCAGCAATCTTTCCTTCCTTGATCTCTGCTTCACCACCAGCCTTGGGCCTCACATGCTGGTAAATTTCTGGAGAAAAAGCAAGACTATTACTTATGGTGGCTGTGTAGCTGAGCTCTTCATCTCCCTTGCTCTGGGTGCTACGGAGTGTATTTTGTTAGCTGTCATGGCCTACGATCGCTATGCCGCCATCTGTCATCCACTGCAATACACTACCATTATGACCCATTCTCTATGTTTCAAAATGGCTGCCGTCTCCTGGATAAGTGGCTTCAGCAACTCACTAGTTCATACCGCGATGATTCTTAGGCTTCCACTGTGTGGACGGAATCAAGTGGATCATTTGTTTTGTGAACTCCCTGCCTTTCTTAAACTGGCTTGTGTTGACACTTCACTTAA
This genomic interval carries:
- the LOC139158386 gene encoding olfactory receptor 2G3-like; translation: MNREILWGNQSYQGEFILLGVADRPRLEMLLFALVLVCYLMVLLGNTTIIVVSRLDPGLHTPMYFFLSNLSFLDLCFTTSLGPHMLVNFWRKSKTITYGGCVAELFISLALGATECILLAVMAYDRYAAICHPLQYTTIMTHSLCFKMAAVSWISGFSNSLVHTAMILRLPLCGRNQVDHLFCELPAFLKLACVDTSLNEILMLSTSTVYLLVPVSLITVSYGYIATAVMKIHSAEGRKKAFSTCFSHLMVVWIFYGTAIFSYLLPHSTSSQDEVKLTSLFYTFVTTMLNPLIYTLRNKEVHKALRRLLKQS